The Archangium primigenium genomic interval TCGGCCACCTTCGTGACGCCGGACAAGAAGGTGCGCGGCCTGGATGGCGGCGCGGACGCCTACCTCACCGAGCCCTTCGAGGGCGAGGAGCTGCTGGCCACGGTGCGCTCGCTCTTGCGCATGCGCCACGCCGAGCAGGCCCTGCGCCGGCGCGCCGAGCACCTCACCGAGGCGGACCGGCGCAAGGACCTGTTCCTCGCCATGCTCGCCCACGAGCTGCGCAACCCCCTCGCCGCCATCGGCACCGCCGCCGGCATCCTCGAGCGCCGCGGGCCGGTGGACCCGCGCGAGTCGCGGATGATCGCCATCATCCAGCGGCAGACCAACCACCTGTCGCGGCTGGTGGATGACCTCCTGGACGTGAGCCGCATCACCCGGGGCAAGGTGGAGCTGCGCCGCGCGCGGGTGGACCTGCGCCACGTGCTCGAGCAGGTGCTCCTCTCCTTCCGGCCCGTGGCCGAGGCGCGGGGCCTCACGCTGACGGCCCGGGTCCCGGACGCGCCCGCGTGGGTGGACGCGGACACGACGCGCCTGGAGCAGGTCTTCACCAACCTGCTCGACAACGCGGCCAAGTACACGGACCGGGGCGGCACGCTCTGGCTGGACCTGAGCCCGGCCCCCAACGCCGAGCACCTGCCGGGGGCCCGCGTGAGCGTGCGCGACACGGGCATCGGCATCCGCCACGACGTGCTGCCCACCGTCTTCGAGCTGTTCGCCCAGGCGGACGAGTCCCTCGAGCGCTCGCGCGGGGGCCTGGGCATCGGGCTCACGCTGGTGCGCAACATGGTGGAGCTGCACGGCGGCCAGGTGGAGGCCCACAGCGAGGGGCCCGGCCGCGGCAGCGAGTTCGTGGTGTGGCTGCCCCTCCTGCCCGCCGCCCCCGATGAGGTGTCCTCCTCCGAGGGCCCCCGGCGCGGCCGGCACATCCTGCTCGTGGAGGAGAACGAGGCGGTGAGCCACGCGCTGCGCGAGCGGCTGGAGACGTGGGGTCACCAGGTGGAGGTGGCCGCGGACGCGCTGCGGGGGCTGGAGCTCGCGGTGCGGCGCGCGCCGGAGGTCGCCCTGGTGGCGCTCTCGCGGCCCGGGGAGGACGGCTACCGCATGGCCGAGACGCTCCGCGCGCGGCTGGGCAACACCATCCGGCTCGTGGCCCTCTCCGCCCAGGAGGCCCCCGGCGACCCGAGCCGGCTGCGCCAGGCGGGCTTCGATCTGCACCTGGTCCGCCCGGTGACACCCGACGAGCTGTGCCGCCTGCTGTCCGAGCTGTGACGTCGCCCACCCGACACCCCCGCCCCGCGCCCCCCCTTCGCGCTCCGGACCGCCGTGGACACATAGAGCCCCCCGTCGGGGATGGGACGACTCACGCGCGGAGGTGGGTGCATGCGGGAGATGCGGCGGTATCTGCTGGCCCTGGCGGGCTTCGTCGCGGGCGCCACCGCCGCGCCCGCGCCTCCCGAGCCCCCACCGGCGCCCGCCTCCCGGGAGGCACCGTCCCAGACGTCCGGGCATCACCCGTGTGACTGGGTGGAGACGTGTCAGCTGCCCTGTGGCGGGGACGGCCGGGACTGCTGCCACGCCGAGTGGAGCTGTCCCCCCGACGCGCGCTCGCCCCGGTGTTGAGGTTGACCTAGGCTCGGGGGGACATGGCGTTCCTCCCGGGATGGCGGCCCAGCCTGCTCATGAAGTTCCACGGCGCGCTGCTCTTGAGCGTGCTGCCGCTCTTGCTCTTGCAACAAGCCTACGTGCTGCCCGCCATGCGCGAGCAGCTGCGCGAGGATCGCCTGCGGGAGGTGCGCCAGCTCGTGGAGGTGGGCTACCACCTGCTCGAGGCCCACGAGGCCCGGGTGCGCCAGGGGGAGCTGACCCCGGACGAGGCGCGCCGCGCCGCCGCCGCCCTCCTGGAGCCCCTGCGCTACGCGGGCAACGAGTACTACTGGATCAACGACCTGAAGACGCGGCTGGTGATGCACCCCTTCCTGCCCCAGCGCCTGGGCCAGGACATGACGGGCTACGTGGACCGGGCGGGCAAGCCGGTGTTCCGGGACATCGTGGAGCTGGCGCGCGCCCAGGGCGAGGGCCCGGTGGAGTACCTCGCCACCCGCCCCTACTCGGCCGACCCCATCCCCAAGCTGTCCTACGTGAAGCTGTTCGCCCCGTGGGGCTGGGTGCTGGGCACGGGCGTCTACATGGAGGACCTGGACGAGGAGGTGGCGGCGGTGGAGCGGCGCATGTGGGCGGCGCTCTTCGCCGGCGCGGGCATGGCGGCGCTCGGAGGGGCGTACCTGTCGCGGCGGATGCTCGCGCCCATGCGCGCGCTGGCGGACGCGGCGGGCGAGGTGGCCCGGGGCAACCTGGGCATCACCGTGCCCACGCCCGCGCTCGACGAGGTGGGGGACCTGAGCCGGGCCTTCAACGCCATGGTGGCCGACGTGCAGCGCATGCTCGGGGAGATGGCCGAGGTGTCCCGCGTCACCGAGTCGGACGCGGGCCACATCCACCGCGCCACGGACGGCCTCAGGCAAGCGGCCCAGGAGCAGTCCTGGGGCATGCAGAACGTGTCCGCCACCGTCATCCGCATGACGCAGCAGCTCGCCCAGGGCGCCCATCAGGCGGAGCTCACCGCGCGCACCGCCGAGGCCAACGAGCAGGCCGCGCGCGAGGGCGGCGCCGGCGTGCGCGTCACCGACGAGAAGATGAAGGAGATCGCCCACGTGGTGGATCGCTCGGCGCGCACGGTGGACCGGCTCACCGAGTGGAGCGAGGAGGTGGAGCGCGCCATGGAGCTCATCTCCGACGTGGCGGACCAGACGCGGGTGCTCGCGGTGAACACCTCCATCGAGGCCATGCGCGCGGGCGAGCACGGCAAGGGCTTCGCGGTGGTGGCGCTCGAGGTGCGCAAGCTCGCCGAGCAGGCCCGCGCGGCGGCCGAGCGCATCCGCACCCTCATGCGCCAGAGCCAGACGGAGACGGAGGCCGCGGCGGCGCAGATCCGCGAGGGCCGCGCCCGGGTGCACGAGGGCCTGCGGCTGTCGTCGAACACGGCCAAGGCGCTCGAGCGCATCGTCACCGGGGCCGAGGAGATCCAACGGCAGGTGAAGCAGACGGCGAGCGCCCACGCGGCGGAGGCGGCGGCGGGCGAGTCGCTCGCGCTGAGCATCCACACCCTGTCGGGCCAGGCGGCCGAGGCGGCCAAGGAGGTGGAGCACATCACCCAGGCGGCCGAGGGCCTCACCTCCCGGGCGCGCCAACTGCGCGAGCGGGCGACGCGCTTCCAGAAGGACGCGCCTCCTTAGGGTTCAGGGTCCGCGCGCCCCGCGCAAGCGCTCCAGGCGGTCGCGCGGCAGCGCCTCGCGGGGGTGGGCGCGCACGAGCGCCTCGTAGAGGGCCCGGGCCTCGTCCTCCCGGCCCAGGCGCTCCAGCGCGAGCCCCAGGTTGTAGCCCGCCTCCAGGTAGTCCGGCCGCCGCGCCAGCGCCCGCCGCCAGGCGTCCACCGCCGCCCCGTCGTCTCCGAGCCGGGCGTGACGGCCCCCCACCGCGTAGTGCAGCTCCGCCTCGAAATCCACGGCGTCCACCGCCAGGCGCACGGGCCACACCGCCAGGAGGAACACGGCCAGCGCGCCTCCCCCGGCCGCCGCCCGCGCGGCGCCCCGCCAGCGCCCCAGCGCCGCCACGCCCAGGGCCGCGAGCACGCACAGCACGGGGGCCAGGGGCGCGCGGTAGCGGCCCGTCACGAAGAAGACGACCGAGGGCAGCGCCAGCACGAGCGCGGCCGCCGCCACGGTGAGCCCCGCCCGCCGGGACCCCGGACCCGAGAGCAGGCCCACGAGCCCCACCGCCGCGAGCGGCCAGAGCAGGGCATAGGGCAGGGCCACGTCCCCCACCCGCGCGGTGAGCGCCTGGAGCACCGGGGACTGCGTGCGCACGACATACAGGTCCTCGTTGCGCGGCAGCTCCCGCGCGAGCACGAGCAGCCGGGCCTTCCATACGAGGTTGCGCGCGCAGGGGCCGGGGTGCGCACCACACCAGGCGAGGGCCTTGTGGGTGAAGTACGCGTCCTGGGCCCCGGGAGCGTGCAGCCCCTGGCGCGCGGGCTCCTCGACAAGCGTCTCCCAGGCGGCGCCCGGCCGCAGCGCCATGGCCCCATCCACGTCCGCGTTGTTGCCCAGCCACAGGTTGATGCCACCGTTGGCGGAGATGAGCACCCACTCGCCCGAGCGCGCGTGGTTGGCCCCCGTGGCGCACGCCACCACGGCCCCACAGGCCAGCGCGCCCAGGGCGCCGCGCGTCCACCGCCCGCGGCCCACGGCCACCACCACCACCGGCCCGAGCAACAGCAGGGGCGCCACGGCGAGCGCGCCCAGGCCCACGCACGCCCCGCCGAGCAGTGCCGCGCGCCAGGTGGGGGGCTCGCGCACGGCGAGCCAGAGCGCGAGCGTGGCCAGGAAGGTGCCAAGCGAGGTGGCGAGCAGCTCCCCGTCATAGAAGACGAGCGGCCCGTGCAGCGCCACCGCAACGCCCGCGAGCACGCCGACCCAGCCCTGCCCGGAGACGCGGCGCGCGAGGCCATACGCGAGCCCCGCGGTGAGCGCCCCGAGCAGGGCCTGGAGCAGGCGCGGCCAGAGCAGCGCGGGGCCCAGGAGCCGGTAGAGCCCCCCGAGCACCAGCGGGTAGAGCGGCGGCTGCCAGAAGGGACCGGGGTCGAAGCCCTCGCCCCGGGCGAGCCGGGTGCCGAGGTAGTCGTAGTAGTCCGCGTCGATGAGCGGCGCGTCGAAGGCGGGCCCGTGCGCGGTGAGCAGATAGGCGCCCCGCACCGCGAGCGCCCCGATGAAGACCCAGACCCCCGCGGACACCCTCGGCGGCCTCATGGCGCTAGCGGCAGTCCGCCCGGCGCAGGGTGACGCCCGTCTCGGTCATCTGCTTGTAGATGACGCCGCCCTCGTCGAGCACGGCGAAGTCCCGGAAGGTCTCCTCGGGCATGGGGCTGAGCGGCAGGTCCACCTGGCCCAGCACCTTGCCCTCCAGCGGGTCCAGACAGAACAGGCGCACGCCCTCGGCGGTGGCGGGCGAGGCACGGCCCGTGGGCAGCTCCCCCGCCACGCCCAGGTAGATGACGCCCGAGCGATCCGAGTCCAGCAGGGTGAGGAACAGGATGGGGAAGCCCAGCGGGTACTGGCGGGTGAAGCGCCGCGAGTTCGACGCCCGGTCAATCGAGTTGACGAGCACCCGGCCCGCGCGCGCCTCGACGATATTGGCGACGATGAGCGAGCGGCCATCCCGCGTGGGTCGGCCGTTGAGCTCGGGCTGCTCGGGGTTGGCCTGGCCGGACAGGCTGCCGATGTTGACCAGCGTGCCGTGCTCGCGCTCGACGTACACCTGATCCCCATCCACGAAGGTGCCGGTGATGAGCCCCGTCTCGGGCAGGTGCTTGCCCTGCAGGGGCAGCTCGCCCTTGAGCGTGCCGGTGAGCGGGTCGAGGATGGCCACGGTCTTGTCGCGCAGCCGGTCGAGCACCAGCATCGAGCCGTCCTGGGCCACCGTCACGTCCTGGGGCACCTGCTGGGTGAGCGGCGTGCTCCCGAGCACCTTGCCGTCCTGCCCCAGGCGCAGGAGCCGGCCATTGAGCTGATCCATCACCAGGATGTCCCCCAGCGGCGTCACCGCGAGCGACATGGGGCCCTCGGGGTTGGCTTCCTGGGGCCGGTCCCGCCCGAGCTGGTCCGGACCACTGCCCCACCCCAGCTCGGCGATGACCTCGCGTCCGGGAGCGGCGGGCGCGGACGGCTTCGCTCCCGCGGGCGCGGCCGGCGGAGGGGCCTTCGGGGGCGTGCCCGGGGGCGCTTTGGCGACGGGGGCCCCAGGGGCGGCGTCCGGGCGGGCCTCGGTGCCGGTCGGGGGGACCGACGCGTCCGGACGGGGCCGCAGCAGGGCCACGCCCACGAGCACCAGGACGACGACTGCCAGCAGCACCCACCCACCGCGCTTACGCGACGTCATGATCTCGTGTCCTCGATGTGGCGCCAGGGCGTGGCGCTAGGGCCTGGCGGAGGGCGGCAACAGGGGCGCCACCCGCTGGGTGAGCTCGGGATCCTCCGGCACCTCCGGCCCGAGCGGAAGAAAGGACAGCAGTTGGGTGCGCGCGGGCGCCGTCTCGGGCGGCCGGGCCTGGGCCTCCAACTGGGGCCGCCGGGCCTCCAGCGCCGCCAGGGACTGCTGGAGGGCCGCGCGGTTCGTCTCGTCCCGGGCCGCCGTCAGCCGCGCCCGGCCCCGCTGGATGTTCTCCTCCAGCAGCGCGAGCCCCTGCCGCGCCCGCTCCCGCTCGGCCAGGTCCACGAACGCGCCCGGCCCGTCGATCGACAGCGCGAGCCGGCCCACCTGCCGGCCCCGCTCCCCCGAGGACACGAGCGTGCCCTGCCCCGGGTGCTGCGCCACGCCGGGCAGCCGGCCCTCGTGGGATTGCAGGACGAAGTCCACCTCGGCCCCGAGCCGCTCGGTGAGCGCGCGCGCCTCGGCGAGCGGCAGCGCGGCGAGCACCACCACCACGTCCACCTTCTGCTTCGCCCGGAGCGCGCGGGCCTCGGCCTGGACGGCGGGCAGCACGGGCTGGCCCACCACCCGGGCCTCGCCCGCCACCGGCCCCTCGGGGGACACGCCGATGAGGCCGAACGCCACGCCCTTGTCCCGCACCACCCGCGAGCGCGCGAACACGGGCGCGCCGGCCGCGTCGGTGAGGTTGGCCGAGAGCAGCACCAGCTTGCGCTTGCGCGCGCCCTGGGTGAGGAAGCCCGTGCCCAGCGCCAGGTCCCGCTCGCCCACGGCCATGGCCTGGGTGCCCATCTCCCCCATCTGCTCGAGCAGCAACGCGGCGCGCTCCCGGTCTCCCGGCGCGCGGCCGGCGTCCGGCGTCTTGAAGAGCGCGTTGCCCGCGTCGAGCACCACCACGGCGGCGGTGCCCGCGCGCTCGCGGTCGATCACCGTCTTGCGCCGCGCCAGTCCGCCCGCCGGGCCCTGTCGGCACCCGCAGTCGGAGATCTCCCCGGCGTTGTCCCCGGTGAAGAGCACCACCGCCTCGCGGGGCGCGGCCTCCACGCCCGCGGCGAGCAGCCCCGACACCCACAGAATCCGCAGCGCCGAGCGCACGCGCATGACGTCCTCTTGAACGGCCGTTGAAACGACAACGCCCCGAGGCGCGGACGCCTCGGGGCGCGAAGGGCAAGCGGGGACTAGTAGTGGCGGATGGCGTGGTAGGTGGTGCCCAGGGAGCGGGCGTTGTACACGCAGCCGGCCGCGCAGCCCTTGCACTCGTAGAGGTTCATGCTGCCCCAGCCGTCGCCCGAGCCGTACAGGGCGATGTGGCCCGCGCCGCCGTCGTTGTAGACGAGCGCGTCGGCCTTGAGCAGCGCGTCCCGCGAGATGGTGCTCCACTGGCTGCTGTCCACGTTGAAGCTGCCGGTGCTGTAGGGGTGCGAGTCCGTGGCCATGTTGCTGTTGGTGCTGGGCACCACCCAGGCCTTGGCGACGAAACCGGAGCAGTCCCCGCCGTACGAGCCGGAGTGCGTGCAGCTCGGGCAGTTGCCGGAGCACGCGCCCACGGCGGCGCCCGACTTGAAGGCGCCATGGCCCCACCAGTAGGAGAAGCCCATGGCCGTCTGCGAGCGCGCGATCGCCGCGTCCCGGCTGGCGGTGGAGCCCGTGCCCGCCACCGTGAGGTAGGTGCCCGAGGCCCAGCCCGTCACGCCGCTGTAGGTGACCTTGTACCAACCGCTCGTGGGACAGCCGCCGCCCGCTTCCTTGGCGATGCCGCCGCCCGGAATGGTGATGAGCACGCCATAGCTCGTGCCCACGCCGCTGCGCACGTTCAGGTCCGTGGTGGTCTGCAGGCTCGCGCCCGAGGTGACACACGCGGTGATGGCGCTGGCGCTCTCGCCCTCGTCCACGCCCACCAGCGCCGTGCCGTCCACGGACGTCTGGCCGCCACCGCAGCCCACCGCCATCCACGCCAGCACCGCCACCCACTTCAGGGGATGACCGCTCTTCGTCGCACCGCGCATGACTGACCTCCACCTCAGGGGAAGGTCCAGGGGAGCTGTCTCCACACCCGGACCCGGCGCGACGCGATATCACTTTCCCGGAAAGTTGGAAAGCCGCGCTTATCGCTCATTTCCCCCGAGGTGGGGCCGACGTCTACTGGCGGATGACCTGCACGTCGTCCAGGTGGACGAAGCTGCTGCCGGTGGTGGCCTGGGTGTGCAGGCCGAACTCCAAGTAGCCCCCGGTCACGGAGAGGGTGGGCGTCTCGATCTGCGTCCAGCCGCTGTAGGTGCCCAGTTGGGTGGCGGCCGGGGTGCAGTCGGCGCACGTTTTGGCCTGCAGCCGCGAGAAGCCGAAGTCCCCGCCCTTTCGCACCTGGGCGCGCACCCGGTAGTTGCCATTGGGGATGCCGCTGAGCTGCTGGTACGTCCAGGTCTCGAAGGGGCCCGCCTTGAAGTGCGTCAGGTGGTAGGCGCTGTTGTTGTAGCCCCCGTTGTAGGTCTCCGTGAAGGCGGCGCTCTGCGTGCCATTGGGCGACCAGGTGGTCCAGCCCGTCAGGCCGTTCTCGAAGCCCGCGTTGGTGACGGTGGGGTTGCCGCCCGAGGGCGGCGTCGTGGTGCCTCCACCATTGAGGATGCTGGCGGCCTTGTCCGGCTGCAGCGCCACGAAGTAGTTGAAGGCGGTGTTCAGCTCGCTCTGCTTGGCGGTGTTGCTCGCGTACTGCTTGCGCTGGTCATACAGCTTGGCCACCAGCTCCAACTGGCTCTGCCCGTACGGCACGCCGAGCTTCTGCTGCAGCGTGGTCAGCGCGCCGTAGCCGAACTCGCGCGTCGGCTCGATCATCGTGCCCTCGCCGTAGTCGTTCCACGTGGCGAGCTGGATCCAGTTCACGCCGCTGTTCTTGGCCAGGTCCATGGTCTGGCCGAAGGTGCCCGTGCCGTTGTGGGCGATGCTCCACGTGGCGGGGTTGCCCCAGCCGCCCTCGTTGTAGAAGGTCTTGAAGCCCGGGTAGGCCACGCCGAACTTCACGCCCGGCCACACGTTGGCGTACCAGTGATTGAGCCCGCTGGTGAAGTCCGAGTAGATCCACGGGTATTCGCCCTGGGCGTTCGCCCCGGCCTCGCCCTTCTGGTACCAGAGCGTCAGGAAGGTCGGCTTGGTGGGCAGCACCGAGAAGACATTGGTCCAGTCCGACGGCGACTTGAGCGTTTGCGGCCCGAAGTCCATCAGCAGGGGCGCGTTGTTGATGCGGATGTAGTTGGCGCGGCCGAAGTAGTTGTCGCGCAGGAAGGCCATGTCATTGCGCGCCTGGGCGAGCCGGTCCGGCACCGAGCACCCATACGTGGGCGCCAGCGCGAGGTTGTGATCCTCGTAGACGATGGCGAACTCCAGGCCCACCGACTCGATCTTCTTGATGAAGGCGTCGGCGTTCTGCTTGTTCTTCGGGTAGTCCACGCAGTTGAGCGTGCCCGGCCAGTCGATGAGCACGCCGTCCACGCCGGCGTACTTCATGAGCAGCAGCTGGTACTCGATGACGTCCTTGTCCCCCGAGCCGTACGGCCCGATGAGCGGATAGAAGTGCGCGGCGATCTGCCGCTTGCCCGAGCTGTCCACCACGTTGGGGTTGCGGTTGTCCATGGTCCAGTGCGCGCCCCACGCCCCGGTGCCCGAGGTGGTGTTGCTCTCGAACCAGGGCATCAGGTGCACGTAGACCTTCTTGGTGAAGCTCTTGCTCACCGCCACCGGGGACGCCACGGACGCCGTGGGCTCCGCCGGCTCGACGCGCTCGGCCTCGGGGACCGCCGAACCACAGCCCGCCAACACGAGCGCGGCGACAACCCCCGCCCCCTCGGTCACGAAACGACGCGTCATGGCATTGCTCCTTGAATGCAGTGAGTCCTCGTGGACACGAGTCACCGGGCGCGTCCCTAACACGAATCCGACCAACCTGGAATACCTACTTAAACCGAATTAACGGCCATCACGGACGACATTGAAGGAAAAGACACAGTCGGGCGGCATGGACGCGCGGAGCCCTCGGGGCTAGAGCGGACGCATGCGACCGCTGGCGTGCTGCCTCGTCCTCGTCCTCGCCGCGCCGGGTCTGGCGGCGCCTCGCGCCTCGTCCGCCGTGGCCCGCTCGCGCACGTTGGAGCAGGAGCTGCTCGGCGCGGTGCGCGCGGTGGACTTCACCCCGGTGCTCGACTGGCGGCGGTCGGGCCAGCGCCTGGCGACCCCGCCCAACCTGGACGTGGCCGTCATCGAGCTGGACGCCGAGGGACGCCCCGTGGCGGCGGCCAACGTGCTGCTCTCGCGCGACTACCCCCGGGGCCGGGTCGTGCCCCTCGAGCCCAAGCGCTGGGGCACGCGCGCGGTGCGCTTCACGCGCTGGGATCCGGAGCGGTGGAACGGCAAGAAGGGCTGGGCGGACGCGGGCCCCGAGGAGGACCTGGTGCCGGGCCGCGCGAGCGCCCCGCTGCGCTTCATGGCGCCCTATCCCGCCTCGCTGTTCAAGATCCTCGTCGCCTACGGGGTGCTGCGCATGGTGGACCAGGGCGAGCTGACGCTCGACACGCCCTACCACTTCACCTCGGGCCAGGAGGATCGGGGCGAGCGACCCGTGCGTGGCTGGATGGATCCGATGATCACCGAATCCAACAACGGCGCCACCGAGGCCCTGGTGAAGCTGCTGCACGAGCGCGGCGGCATGGCGCGGCTCAACGCGGAGCTCGCGGCGCTGGACCTGGGCACGCTCCAGGTGAATGGGACCTCGCCGGTGACGGGCCGCGGTTGGCAGCCCGGGAGCATCCACATGACGGCCCTGGACACGGCGCGCCTGTTCCTGCTCATCGACGGAGGGCCGGGGCTGCTGTGGAAGACGACCCGGGGCCGCGAGGTGACGGCGGCCACCCTGTCCGAGCCCTCGCGCGCGTTCCTCAAGGGACTGCTCGCCGAGCAGGGCTTCGCCGAGGGCCTGAGCTCCACGGTGATTTGCGGAGACCCGAACGCCCGGCCCGGGCTGCCCGTGGCCGTGCCGGCGCGCTTCCTGGACGCCGAGGGCCGGGCCACGGTGGGCACCAATGTCTTCGGGCGGGACACGCGACCGTGCAACGCGGCGGCCCAGGTGGAGTTCCTCCACAAGACGGGCCAGACGGAGAACTACGGCAGTGACGCGGGCATCGTGCGCGCGCTGCCGGGCCAGACACCGCGGCACTACGTCATCGCGCTGCTGTCCACCCTGGGCTACCGCTACTACGACGCGGGCGTGGCCCCGTCAGCCAACTTCCAGGACGAGGAGAATGGCTTTCCGCGCGTGGTGACGGGCATCCACTTCACCCAGACCCTCGCGGAGCTGGGCCACCGGGTGGACGAGGTGATGAAGCAGCGCGGCGCCGCCTCCGCTGAATCCTTCCCTCATTTTGACAAGGCGCCGTAGCGTCAAGAGGCTACATCCCGAGTGCACCGAGAAAACCCCGACGGGTCACGGGCACTGACGAAAATGAGGGGAGGGTTCAGCGTACACCCGCTTAACCTTCCGGCTCATCCACGTAGTCAAGCGCGATTTCAACCTGCTTCCGGTAGAGCGGTACGACTTCGACAGCCAGCACCGCATCCAGCACCGCTCGCGCGCCAGTGACATCACCGGTCTTCTTCCGGCGCGCGGAATCAACGAGCGCCCGGGACAACCGCCGGCTTCCTTCGAAAATCCGACGGCGAAGCTCCCGCACCAGCGTCTCCGCTCCCGGTGGGGAACGAAGTGCTCGATCCGCGTCTTCAGGACTGAGCGCCACATCTTGAGCCACTCGCCCCAAGAGTTCGCGCATATCAGCATTTAAATCCAACGCTTCGCCCCGCTCCAGTTTGGCATAAACGCCAAGCACCTTGTCCCAGTCGTGAGACTCACTCATCTCGCGTTACCTTGTTTTTTGCCAACACAACGTGAAGGGCCATTGACGTTGCCCCTCGCACAGCCTGAAACAATCGTAGCAGGGCCCCACCCAGCGCGGCTTGTTCTGATCCCTACACAGAACATACGTATCCCGGCAGTGCGCTCTCCATCCTTCGTCGGGGTCGTCCTCCGCCTCGGCCTCTTTGTCCTTCACCCCTCGTTCCAGCGCGGTCTCGCTCCTCGCTCCGGCATTGACCGCCGCCTCGACGTCCGATGCGGTAGCACCGCAGGCGCCCGAGGGATCGTACGGGTGCTTCTTGATACAGCAGGCCATGGTCGAATCACCGGGGCGGCAGGCCACCGTGACCGCTTGCGCCAAAAGCGCGGACCGACTGCCTTGCGCTTCCTCCGTGCGCAAGTTCGCCCTGCGTGGCGAACACCCTGACACGAACTCCAACCCCATCAGGCTCGCGACCACGACCGCAATGGAAGTCACGTGTTTCATGGGAGTGCTCTTCTCGAACATCGCGCGGTGTCGGTTGTCGTGGTCGACGCGTTCCGCCGAGCGCCACCGCGCCACACCGTCTAGACTCAGTCCGCCGGGTCCTTCTCGTCCTCGTCGAACGGCAGCAACACGGGCTCCTCCACGTCGATCTCGAGCTCGAGCGACGGCGAGGCGGCCCGGGGCTCGGGGGCCACCTCGACCTCGGGCGCCAGGTGCTCGATGTCATCCAGGCTCGCCACGAACGCGCCCGCGTGGGGGTCCTCCACCGGGGCCGTCTCCAGGTTCTCGATGTCGTCCAGGCTCGCGAGGAACAGGTCCGCGGCGGGATCGCTGTAGAGCTCCTCCTCGGCGTCCGCGTCCTCCTCCGCGCCCTCCTGGAGTGCCTCGAGCTCCTCGGCCATCCAGTCGGCGGCGTCATCCTCGGCGAGGGGCTCGTCCTGGAGCGCCGCCTCCTCCAACTCGGTGGCGGCGGTGAGCGCGGCCTGCTGGGCGGCCAGGGCATTCTCGGCGGCGCGCAGCTCGGCCTCGGCGCGCTCGAGCTCGGCGCGCTGCGCCGCGGCCCGCTCCTCCCGGGAGACGCGCTCGTAGATGTTGGCCCGGGCGAGCTGGGCGAGCGACACCCCGGGCTTGCCCGCCTGGCGGGGGTCCGGCTGCTCCATCTCGTCGCGCGCGCCGCCCTTGAGGTCGAGCAGCTCCTCGGGGAGCTTCTCGTAGCCATCGCGCAGCATGAGCTTGGAGCGCAGCGTCTCGACCTGCTTGGCCTTCTTGGCGCGCTCGGCCTCCAGGGCCTCCAGCTCGGCGCGGTAGTGGCTGTTGAGCGAGTCGAGCCCGTCCTCCTCGGTCTGGAGCTCCGGGTTGTCGGCGCCGATGTGCTTCTCCACCGGAGCCACGCGGCGCTGGGCCTGCACGAGGCTCGCGGTGGCGACGAAGGGGTTGAAACCAACCCTGCGGATGCTCATGGACGGGCCTCGTGGGACACGGAGGGGGACTGCGCGGGGGGCCATTCTCGCAGCAAGCGGGTCCGGGTTGCGAACCCCCCTCGAAAAAGCGAGCCTGGATGCCCTCCCACACCTTGCGTACGAGGCCCGCATGTCATCCGCGTCCAGCCACTACAAGCCGAACCTGCGAGACCTGAATTTCAACCTCTTCGAGTTCCTGGACATCGGCCGCACGACCCTGGGCAAGGCGC includes:
- a CDS encoding response regulator — its product is MAEHALGETILVVNDDPASLYLASRLLQTSGYRVFEAATGLSALAIAERERPDVVVLDVKLPDISGYEVCKRLRAHPETASLAVMHTSATFVTPDKKVRGLDGGADAYLTEPFEGEELLATVRSLLRMRHAEQALRRRAEHLTEADRRKDLFLAMLAHELRNPLAAIGTAAGILERRGPVDPRESRMIAIIQRQTNHLSRLVDDLLDVSRITRGKVELRRARVDLRHVLEQVLLSFRPVAEARGLTLTARVPDAPAWVDADTTRLEQVFTNLLDNAAKYTDRGGTLWLDLSPAPNAEHLPGARVSVRDTGIGIRHDVLPTVFELFAQADESLERSRGGLGIGLTLVRNMVELHGGQVEAHSEGPGRGSEFVVWLPLLPAAPDEVSSSEGPRRGRHILLVEENEAVSHALRERLETWGHQVEVAADALRGLELAVRRAPEVALVALSRPGEDGYRMAETLRARLGNTIRLVALSAQEAPGDPSRLRQAGFDLHLVRPVTPDELCRLLSEL
- a CDS encoding methyl-accepting chemotaxis protein; its protein translation is MAFLPGWRPSLLMKFHGALLLSVLPLLLLQQAYVLPAMREQLREDRLREVRQLVEVGYHLLEAHEARVRQGELTPDEARRAAAALLEPLRYAGNEYYWINDLKTRLVMHPFLPQRLGQDMTGYVDRAGKPVFRDIVELARAQGEGPVEYLATRPYSADPIPKLSYVKLFAPWGWVLGTGVYMEDLDEEVAAVERRMWAALFAGAGMAALGGAYLSRRMLAPMRALADAAGEVARGNLGITVPTPALDEVGDLSRAFNAMVADVQRMLGEMAEVSRVTESDAGHIHRATDGLRQAAQEQSWGMQNVSATVIRMTQQLAQGAHQAELTARTAEANEQAAREGGAGVRVTDEKMKEIAHVVDRSARTVDRLTEWSEEVERAMELISDVADQTRVLAVNTSIEAMRAGEHGKGFAVVALEVRKLAEQARAAAERIRTLMRQSQTETEAAAAQIREGRARVHEGLRLSSNTAKALERIVTGAEEIQRQVKQTASAHAAEAAAGESLALSIHTLSGQAAEAAKEVEHITQAAEGLTSRARQLRERATRFQKDAPP
- a CDS encoding tetratricopeptide repeat protein, translating into MRPPRVSAGVWVFIGALAVRGAYLLTAHGPAFDAPLIDADYYDYLGTRLARGEGFDPGPFWQPPLYPLVLGGLYRLLGPALLWPRLLQALLGALTAGLAYGLARRVSGQGWVGVLAGVAVALHGPLVFYDGELLATSLGTFLATLALWLAVREPPTWRAALLGGACVGLGALAVAPLLLLGPVVVVAVGRGRWTRGALGALACGAVVACATGANHARSGEWVLISANGGINLWLGNNADVDGAMALRPGAAWETLVEEPARQGLHAPGAQDAYFTHKALAWCGAHPGPCARNLVWKARLLVLARELPRNEDLYVVRTQSPVLQALTARVGDVALPYALLWPLAAVGLVGLLSGPGSRRAGLTVAAAALVLALPSVVFFVTGRYRAPLAPVLCVLAALGVAALGRWRGAARAAAGGGALAVFLLAVWPVRLAVDAVDFEAELHYAVGGRHARLGDDGAAVDAWRRALARRPDYLEAGYNLGLALERLGREDEARALYEALVRAHPREALPRDRLERLRGARGP
- a CDS encoding 5'-nucleotidase → MRVRSALRILWVSGLLAAGVEAAPREAVVLFTGDNAGEISDCGCRQGPAGGLARRKTVIDRERAGTAAVVVLDAGNALFKTPDAGRAPGDRERAALLLEQMGEMGTQAMAVGERDLALGTGFLTQGARKRKLVLLSANLTDAAGAPVFARSRVVRDKGVAFGLIGVSPEGPVAGEARVVGQPVLPAVQAEARALRAKQKVDVVVVLAALPLAEARALTERLGAEVDFVLQSHEGRLPGVAQHPGQGTLVSSGERGRQVGRLALSIDGPGAFVDLAERERARQGLALLEENIQRGRARLTAARDETNRAALQQSLAALEARRPQLEAQARPPETAPARTQLLSFLPLGPEVPEDPELTQRVAPLLPPSARP
- a CDS encoding SH3 domain-containing protein — protein: MRGATKSGHPLKWVAVLAWMAVGCGGGQTSVDGTALVGVDEGESASAITACVTSGASLQTTTDLNVRSGVGTSYGVLITIPGGGIAKEAGGGCPTSGWYKVTYSGVTGWASGTYLTVAGTGSTASRDAAIARSQTAMGFSYWWGHGAFKSGAAVGACSGNCPSCTHSGSYGGDCSGFVAKAWVVPSTNSNMATDSHPYSTGSFNVDSSQWSTISRDALLKADALVYNDGGAGHIALYGSGDGWGSMNLYECKGCAAGCVYNARSLGTTYHAIRHY